Proteins encoded in a region of the Ralstonia pseudosolanacearum genome:
- the ispE gene encoding 4-(cytidine 5'-diphospho)-2-C-methyl-D-erythritol kinase: MPSAPTELRDCPAPAKLNLFLHVVGRRPDGYHLLQTVFQLIDWCDTLHFGRRADGRLVRTTDIPGVPADEDLVIRAARLLQAETGCAYGADIALEKRLPMGGGIGGGSSDAATALLALNRLWGLDLPRAKLMSLGLRLGADVPFFLFGQNAFAEGIGEELTPIALPPATFVVIHPRVHVPTPEIFCDEGLTRNTPLTIITDFPDQQIVFAYGRNDLQAVAERKYGEIARALAWLRQFSPLVRMTGSGACVFAPFDRAEQAQAVADQVPSEWEGRCAAGLTHHPLAMFAV; encoded by the coding sequence CTCAACCTGTTCCTGCACGTGGTCGGCCGCCGGCCGGACGGCTATCACCTGCTGCAGACCGTGTTCCAGCTGATCGACTGGTGCGACACCCTGCACTTCGGCCGCCGCGCCGACGGCCGCCTGGTGCGCACCACCGACATCCCCGGCGTTCCGGCTGACGAAGACCTGGTCATCCGTGCCGCCCGCCTGCTGCAGGCAGAGACCGGCTGCGCCTACGGCGCCGACATCGCGCTGGAAAAACGCCTGCCGATGGGCGGCGGCATCGGCGGCGGCTCGTCCGATGCGGCGACGGCGCTGCTGGCGCTCAACCGCCTGTGGGGGCTCGACCTGCCGCGCGCGAAGCTGATGTCGCTGGGCCTGCGCCTGGGCGCCGATGTGCCCTTCTTCCTGTTCGGCCAGAACGCATTTGCCGAGGGCATCGGCGAAGAACTGACACCGATCGCACTGCCGCCGGCAACCTTTGTGGTCATCCATCCGCGCGTCCATGTCCCCACCCCCGAAATTTTTTGCGATGAGGGGTTGACACGTAACACTCCCCTCACCATAATTACGGACTTTCCTGACCAACAAATTGTTTTCGCTTACGGTCGCAACGATCTGCAAGCGGTGGCGGAAAGGAAATACGGCGAAATCGCCCGAGCTCTTGCCTGGCTGCGTCAGTTCAGCCCACTGGTAAGGATGACCGGATCCGGCGCCTGCGTGTTCGCACCGTTTGATCGTGCAGAACAGGCACAAGCGGTGGCGGATCAGGTGCCTTCCGAATGGGAAGGTCGGTGTGCGGCAGGTCTGACGCATCACCCGCTCGCGATGTTTGCTGTATAA
- a CDS encoding ribose-phosphate pyrophosphokinase: MSSEGLMVFTGNANPKLADAVVKHLNIPLGKALVGRFSDGEVQVEIQENVRGKHVFILQSTCAPTNDNLMELMVMVDALKRASARRITAAIPYFGYARQDRRPRSARVAISAKVVANMLEVAGVERVLTMDLHADQIQGFFDIPVDNIYASPILLEDLNKKNYDNLLVVSPDVGGVVRARALAKQLGVDLAIIDKRRPKANVAEVMNIIGEVEGRNCVIMDDMIDTGGTLCKAAQVLKERGAKQVFSYCTHPVLSGGAAARIAESALDEVVVTDTIPLRDDAAQCGKIRQLSTAPLLAETFTRIVRGDSIMSLFAE; the protein is encoded by the coding sequence ATGAGCAGCGAAGGCTTGATGGTCTTTACCGGCAATGCCAACCCGAAACTCGCAGACGCTGTCGTCAAGCATCTCAACATCCCGCTAGGCAAGGCCCTTGTCGGCCGGTTCTCGGATGGTGAAGTCCAGGTCGAGATCCAGGAAAACGTGCGCGGCAAGCACGTGTTCATCCTGCAATCCACCTGCGCGCCGACCAACGACAATCTGATGGAACTGATGGTGATGGTCGATGCGCTCAAGCGGGCGTCCGCCCGTCGCATCACCGCCGCCATCCCCTATTTCGGCTATGCCCGCCAGGACCGCCGTCCGCGTTCGGCGCGCGTGGCCATCTCGGCCAAGGTCGTGGCCAATATGCTGGAAGTCGCCGGCGTCGAGCGCGTGCTGACGATGGACCTCCACGCCGACCAGATCCAGGGCTTCTTCGACATCCCGGTCGACAACATCTACGCGTCGCCGATCCTGCTCGAAGACCTGAACAAGAAGAACTACGACAACCTGCTGGTGGTGTCGCCCGACGTGGGCGGTGTGGTGCGTGCACGTGCACTCGCCAAGCAGCTTGGTGTCGACCTGGCGATCATCGACAAGCGCCGCCCCAAGGCCAACGTGGCCGAAGTGATGAACATCATCGGCGAGGTCGAGGGCCGCAACTGCGTGATCATGGACGACATGATCGATACCGGCGGCACGCTGTGCAAGGCTGCGCAGGTGCTCAAGGAGCGCGGCGCCAAGCAGGTGTTCTCGTACTGCACGCACCCGGTGCTGTCGGGTGGCGCGGCGGCGCGCATTGCCGAATCGGCGCTGGACGAAGTGGTCGTGACCGACACCATCCCGCTGCGCGACGATGCTGCCCAGTGCGGCAAGATCCGCCAGCTGTCGACGGCGCCGCTGCTGGCCGAGACCTTCACCCGCATCGTGCGCGGCGACTCGATCATGTCGCTGTTTGCTGAATAA
- a CDS encoding 50S ribosomal protein L25/general stress protein Ctc: MKVVAFERSVQGTGASRRLRNAGKTPAIIYGAGAEPKLIELDHNALYHALKKEAFHSSILDIEVAGTVEKALLRDFQLHPFKQLVLHVDFQRVSATEKIHVKVPLHFLNQETAPGVKLGHGIVNHILNDVEVSCLPADLPEFIEVDLGNLEIGQTLHISDLKLSKGVTIVTHGGDENPAVANISVPAGEVSAAAAESGGEGDKPAA, from the coding sequence ATGAAAGTTGTCGCTTTCGAGCGTAGCGTCCAGGGTACGGGTGCGAGCCGCCGCCTGCGCAATGCTGGCAAGACCCCGGCCATCATCTACGGTGCTGGCGCAGAGCCGAAACTGATCGAACTCGATCACAACGCGCTGTACCACGCGCTGAAGAAGGAAGCCTTCCACTCGTCGATCCTCGACATCGAAGTGGCCGGCACGGTGGAAAAGGCGCTGCTGCGCGATTTCCAACTGCACCCGTTCAAGCAACTGGTTCTGCACGTCGACTTCCAGCGCGTGTCGGCCACGGAAAAGATCCACGTCAAGGTGCCGCTGCACTTCCTGAACCAGGAAACCGCGCCGGGCGTGAAGCTGGGCCATGGCATCGTCAACCACATCCTGAACGACGTTGAAGTGTCGTGCCTGCCGGCCGACCTGCCGGAGTTCATCGAAGTGGACCTGGGCAACCTGGAAATCGGCCAGACCCTGCACATCTCCGACCTGAAGCTGTCGAAGGGCGTGACCATCGTGACGCACGGTGGCGACGAAAACCCGGCCGTGGCCAACATCAGCGTGCCGGCTGGCGAAGTGTCCGCCGCTGCCGCCGAGTCGGGTGGCGAAGGCGACAAGCCCGCCGCCTAA
- the pth gene encoding aminoacyl-tRNA hydrolase — protein sequence MIKLIVGLGNPGAEYAATRHNAGFWLVDQLARMGHVTLRNETRFHGYAARATLWSHEVWLLQPQTFMNRSGLATVALARFYKILPDEILVVHDELDLLPGAVKLKLGGGSGGHNGLKDIAAHLTTQQFWRLRLGIGHPRNLLPPGTAPSGQHDVANFVLKAPRREEQELIDRAIDRSLDALPDLVAGNAERAMMRLHTTG from the coding sequence ATGATCAAACTCATTGTCGGGCTCGGCAACCCGGGCGCCGAATATGCAGCGACGCGGCACAACGCCGGCTTCTGGCTGGTCGACCAGCTCGCACGCATGGGCCACGTGACGCTGCGCAACGAAACGCGCTTCCACGGCTACGCGGCGCGTGCCACGCTGTGGAGCCATGAGGTCTGGCTGCTGCAGCCGCAGACCTTCATGAACCGCTCGGGCCTCGCCACGGTGGCGCTGGCGCGCTTCTACAAAATCCTGCCCGATGAGATCCTGGTCGTGCACGACGAACTAGACCTGCTGCCGGGTGCCGTCAAGCTGAAGCTGGGCGGCGGCTCGGGCGGGCACAATGGCTTGAAGGACATCGCGGCTCACCTGACCACGCAGCAGTTCTGGCGGCTGCGCCTGGGCATCGGGCATCCGCGGAATCTGCTGCCGCCCGGCACGGCGCCGTCCGGCCAGCACGATGTCGCCAACTTCGTGCTCAAGGCGCCGCGCAGGGAAGAACAGGAACTGATCGACCGCGCCATCGATCGCAGCCTGGATGCGCTGCCGGACCTGGTTGCCGGCAACGCCGAGCGCGCGATGATGCGCCTGCACACCACAGGCTGA
- a CDS encoding DUF4124 domain-containing protein translates to MKPPILSSRTCAPIALALGLWAAATALPAAGEVYRCTENGQTVYSDHPCGSHAVTVPLLDSTPSAADQKAARERAADEAVQVREAQTARRKAQAAEDARLAAEARLAAEAAEQARRDQKRARLVQQDVGARYCHRVYVGPMPYPYPVPMAPPPVQIPTPMPRIVPGQQAGNSGGKPLPFVQAPVTRPAPIVPRPPHHPYPPAYRIVCEPGYVYDGPEDLLPVE, encoded by the coding sequence ATGAAGCCACCCATCCTGTCGTCCCGCACCTGTGCGCCGATTGCGCTCGCACTCGGCCTATGGGCCGCGGCGACGGCCCTGCCCGCCGCCGGCGAGGTCTATCGTTGCACCGAGAACGGCCAGACGGTGTACTCCGATCATCCCTGCGGATCGCACGCCGTGACCGTGCCGCTGCTCGACAGCACGCCGAGCGCCGCCGACCAGAAGGCCGCGCGCGAACGCGCTGCCGACGAAGCGGTACAGGTGCGCGAGGCACAGACCGCCCGCCGCAAGGCCCAGGCGGCAGAAGACGCGCGCCTTGCCGCCGAGGCACGCCTTGCCGCCGAGGCCGCCGAGCAGGCGCGGCGCGATCAGAAACGCGCCCGACTGGTGCAGCAGGACGTGGGCGCGCGCTATTGCCATCGGGTCTACGTTGGCCCGATGCCGTATCCGTACCCGGTCCCGATGGCGCCGCCGCCGGTGCAGATTCCGACACCGATGCCGCGCATCGTCCCGGGGCAACAGGCCGGCAACAGCGGCGGCAAGCCGCTGCCGTTCGTGCAGGCGCCCGTCACCCGCCCCGCGCCGATCGTGCCGCGCCCGCCGCACCACCCGTATCCGCCGGCCTACCGCATCGTCTGCGAGCCTGGCTACGTGTATGACGGGCCGGAGGACCTGCTGCCGGTGGAATGA
- a CDS encoding YfhL family 4Fe-4S dicluster ferredoxin, which yields MALMITDECINCDVCEPECPNGAISMGPEIYVIDPGKCTECVGHFDAPQCQQVCPVECIPNDPAHAETPEQLMQKYLKLTAA from the coding sequence ATGGCGCTCATGATTACCGATGAGTGCATCAATTGCGACGTCTGCGAGCCCGAGTGCCCCAACGGCGCGATTTCGATGGGCCCGGAGATCTACGTGATCGACCCGGGCAAGTGCACCGAGTGCGTCGGCCACTTCGACGCACCGCAGTGCCAGCAGGTGTGTCCGGTCGAGTGCATCCCCAACGACCCGGCCCATGCCGAGACCCCCGAGCAGTTGATGCAGAAGTACCTCAAGCTGACCGCTGCCTAG
- the coaD gene encoding pantetheine-phosphate adenylyltransferase: MVIAVYPGTFDPFTRGHEDLVRRASNIFDELVVGVAQSPNKRPFFALEERIHIAREVLGHYPNVRVEGFSGLLKDFVRKNNARVIVRGLRAVSDFEYEFQMAGMNRYLLPDVETMFLTPSDQYQFISGTFVREIAQLGGDVSKFVFPSVERWLVEKVGRRHAESDKTA; encoded by the coding sequence ATGGTGATCGCGGTTTATCCCGGCACATTCGATCCGTTCACGCGCGGCCACGAGGATCTCGTGCGGCGCGCATCCAACATCTTCGACGAGCTCGTCGTCGGGGTGGCACAGAGCCCGAACAAGCGGCCCTTCTTCGCGCTCGAGGAGCGCATCCACATCGCGCGGGAAGTGCTGGGCCACTACCCCAACGTGCGGGTGGAAGGCTTTTCCGGCCTGCTCAAGGATTTCGTGCGCAAGAACAACGCGCGGGTGATCGTGCGCGGGCTGCGTGCCGTGTCGGACTTCGAGTACGAATTCCAGATGGCCGGCATGAACCGCTACCTGCTGCCGGACGTGGAAACCATGTTCCTCACGCCGTCCGACCAATACCAGTTCATCTCCGGCACCTTCGTGCGGGAGATTGCCCAGCTGGGCGGCGATGTCAGCAAGTTCGTCTTCCCGTCGGTGGAGCGGTGGCTGGTCGAGAAGGTCGGCCGCCGGCATGCCGAGTCCGACAAAACGGCTTAA
- the rsmD gene encoding 16S rRNA (guanine(966)-N(2))-methyltransferase RsmD — protein MASRTPNRPKTSSATSHARAPHQVRIIGGQYKRTPLPVIDAEGLRPTGDRVRETLFNWLGPDLAGWRCADLFAGTGALGFEAASRGAARVTLVESHAPALRALHAVRDKLRAGMVDIVAGDVFAWLARQADGAFDLIFIDPPFVQDWTLRALEAALRVVPEGGLIYVESPRPLVEAASGEGAVPEAGMPLPAGVVLHRHLRAGAVHAHLLLRKNG, from the coding sequence ATGGCTTCCCGTACTCCCAATCGTCCCAAGACTTCGTCCGCCACGTCGCATGCCCGCGCGCCGCACCAGGTGCGGATCATCGGCGGGCAATACAAACGCACGCCGCTGCCGGTGATCGATGCCGAGGGCCTGCGCCCGACCGGCGATCGCGTCCGCGAGACCCTGTTCAACTGGCTCGGCCCGGACCTGGCCGGCTGGCGCTGCGCCGATCTCTTCGCCGGTACCGGCGCGCTCGGCTTCGAGGCCGCCTCGCGCGGCGCGGCGCGGGTCACGCTGGTGGAAAGCCATGCGCCCGCGCTGCGCGCCCTGCACGCAGTGCGCGACAAGCTGCGCGCCGGCATGGTCGACATCGTGGCGGGTGATGTCTTCGCCTGGCTCGCGCGCCAGGCCGACGGCGCATTCGACCTGATCTTCATCGATCCGCCGTTCGTGCAGGACTGGACCCTGCGGGCGCTGGAAGCCGCGCTGCGCGTGGTGCCCGAGGGCGGGCTGATCTATGTGGAGTCGCCGCGTCCGCTGGTGGAGGCTGCGTCGGGCGAAGGCGCTGTACCGGAGGCCGGCATGCCGCTTCCGGCCGGCGTGGTGCTGCACAGGCACCTGCGCGCCGGCGCGGTGCATGCCCATTTGCTGCTGCGCAAAAACGGTTAA
- a CDS encoding M16 family metallopeptidase, translating to MRAMSLTLKTFLAGMLAAAAHGALAALPIEHWTAATGARVFFVPSPSIPMLDINLDVDAGTRYEPAAKVGLASLTVGMLDKGVEAVGSTPARDEAAIADAFADVGASFSGGAGGDRTSLRLRTLSDPAERQPAVDLMAQIVAAPTVPDAVLTRDKQRTVAAIRESLTKPQVLADRAFGTAIYGTHPYGQSATPDTVQSITRDDILRFYHANYTAKRAVVTLIGAISRQEAEAIAEQVTRGLPPDGATPPALPAVDAPLAKADIVRIAHPAQQATIVMGQPGIARSDKDYFPLLVGNYVLGGGGFSSRLTNEVREKRGLTYSIGSYFVPAAQLGPFELALQTRKDQTEQALTVVRDTVAHFVAEGPTDAELKAAKDNLVNGFPLRLDSNRKLLDNVANIAWYNLPLDYLDTWTQRIAAVTREQVRAAFQRVLQPQTMATIVVGGPAPN from the coding sequence ATGCGCGCCATGTCCCTGACCCTGAAGACGTTCCTGGCCGGCATGCTGGCCGCCGCGGCGCACGGTGCGCTGGCCGCGCTGCCGATCGAGCACTGGACGGCCGCCACCGGCGCGCGCGTGTTCTTCGTGCCGAGCCCGTCGATCCCGATGCTCGATATCAACCTCGATGTCGATGCCGGCACGCGCTATGAGCCGGCGGCCAAGGTCGGCCTCGCCTCGCTGACGGTGGGCATGCTCGACAAGGGCGTCGAGGCCGTCGGCAGCACGCCGGCGCGCGACGAGGCGGCCATCGCCGATGCCTTTGCCGACGTGGGCGCCAGCTTCTCGGGCGGCGCCGGCGGCGACCGCACCAGCCTGCGCCTGCGCACGCTGTCCGATCCGGCCGAGCGCCAGCCCGCGGTGGACCTGATGGCGCAGATCGTCGCCGCGCCCACCGTGCCCGACGCCGTGCTGACGCGCGACAAGCAGCGCACGGTCGCCGCCATCCGCGAGTCGCTGACCAAGCCCCAGGTGCTGGCCGACCGCGCCTTCGGCACGGCCATCTACGGCACGCACCCGTACGGCCAGTCGGCGACGCCCGACACGGTGCAGAGCATCACCCGCGACGACATCCTGCGCTTCTACCACGCCAACTACACCGCCAAGCGCGCCGTGGTCACGCTGATCGGGGCGATCAGCCGGCAGGAGGCCGAGGCCATCGCCGAGCAGGTCACGCGCGGCCTGCCGCCGGACGGCGCCACGCCGCCCGCGCTGCCCGCCGTCGATGCGCCGCTGGCCAAGGCCGACATCGTGCGCATTGCGCACCCGGCGCAGCAGGCGACCATCGTGATGGGGCAGCCCGGCATCGCGCGCAGCGACAAGGACTACTTCCCGCTGCTGGTCGGCAACTACGTGCTGGGCGGCGGCGGCTTCAGCTCGCGCCTGACCAACGAAGTCCGTGAGAAGCGCGGCCTGACCTACAGCATCGGCAGCTATTTCGTGCCGGCCGCGCAGCTGGGCCCGTTCGAGCTGGCGCTGCAGACGCGCAAGGACCAGACCGAGCAGGCGCTGACCGTGGTGCGCGATACGGTCGCCCACTTCGTCGCCGAGGGCCCGACCGATGCCGAGCTCAAGGCCGCCAAGGACAACCTCGTCAACGGTTTCCCGCTGCGCCTGGACAGCAACCGCAAACTGCTGGACAACGTCGCCAACATCGCGTGGTACAACCTGCCGCTCGACTACCTGGACACCTGGACGCAGCGCATCGCGGCCGTCACGCGCGAGCAGGTGCGCGCCGCGTTCCAGCGCGTGCTGCAGCCGCAGACCATGGCGACCATCGTGGTGGGCGGTCCGGCTCCGAACTGA
- a CDS encoding M16 family metallopeptidase — MRSSPQSVSNSARTGLRWAGITLAVALLAGEAGAQVPAPSPMAARQAAALTGAKVGASQADTHEYRLANGLRLIVKEDHRAPTVAHMVWYHAGSIDEHNGTTGVAHMLEHMMFKGTRVVGPGEFSRRVAALGGRENAMTTRDFTMYFQQIEKSHLADVMALEADRMANLQLTDKEFKPEMNVVKEERRMRIDDSARATVYEQMLAVLFNAAPYRNPTIGWPSDLDTMTVQDAQDWYHKWYAPNNATVVVTGDVNPDEVFRQAQRTYGKLKPHALPRRYVQDEPKQVGVKRIWVKAPAENPYVVLAYKAPPLRDVEKDVDPYALEVLSAVLDGYDNARLPNLLVKGKDEKGGRLADDVNAGYDGMNRGPSIFLLDGVPADGHTTAEIEQALRAQIDRIAKDGVTEAELKRVKAQVVAAQIYKRDSVFGQGMEIGMAEMTGLSWRDLDRILEKIKSVTPAQVQQVAKTYFTEDNLVVATLLPQPIDPNKPARKPVPGMRDEGGLR; from the coding sequence ATGCGCTCTTCCCCGCAATCCGTTTCAAATTCCGCCCGCACCGGCCTGCGCTGGGCGGGCATCACCCTGGCGGTTGCCCTGCTGGCCGGCGAGGCCGGTGCGCAGGTGCCGGCTCCGTCCCCGATGGCGGCGCGCCAGGCCGCCGCGCTCACCGGCGCCAAGGTCGGCGCCAGCCAGGCCGACACACACGAATACCGGCTCGCCAACGGCCTGCGCCTGATCGTCAAGGAAGACCATCGCGCGCCCACCGTCGCCCACATGGTGTGGTACCACGCCGGCAGCATCGATGAGCACAACGGCACCACCGGTGTCGCCCACATGCTCGAGCACATGATGTTCAAGGGCACCCGGGTCGTCGGCCCCGGCGAGTTCTCGCGCCGCGTCGCCGCCCTGGGCGGCCGCGAGAACGCCATGACCACGCGCGACTTCACGATGTACTTCCAGCAGATCGAGAAGTCGCACCTGGCCGACGTGATGGCGCTCGAAGCCGACCGCATGGCCAACCTCCAGCTGACCGACAAGGAATTCAAGCCGGAGATGAACGTGGTCAAGGAAGAGCGCCGCATGCGCATCGACGACTCCGCCCGCGCCACGGTCTACGAGCAGATGCTCGCCGTGCTCTTCAACGCCGCGCCGTACCGCAACCCGACCATCGGCTGGCCGTCCGACCTCGACACGATGACGGTGCAGGACGCGCAGGACTGGTATCACAAGTGGTACGCGCCCAACAACGCGACGGTGGTCGTCACCGGCGACGTCAACCCGGACGAGGTCTTCCGCCAGGCCCAGCGCACCTACGGCAAGCTCAAGCCGCACGCACTGCCGCGCCGCTATGTGCAGGACGAGCCCAAGCAGGTCGGCGTCAAGCGCATCTGGGTCAAGGCGCCGGCCGAGAATCCGTATGTGGTGCTCGCCTACAAGGCGCCGCCGCTGCGGGACGTGGAGAAGGATGTCGATCCGTATGCGCTGGAAGTGCTGTCCGCCGTGCTCGACGGCTACGACAACGCCCGCTTGCCCAACCTGCTGGTCAAGGGCAAGGATGAAAAAGGCGGGCGCCTCGCCGACGACGTCAACGCCGGCTACGACGGCATGAACCGTGGCCCGTCGATCTTCCTGCTGGACGGCGTGCCCGCCGACGGCCACACCACCGCCGAGATCGAGCAGGCGCTGCGCGCGCAGATCGACCGCATCGCCAAGGATGGCGTGACCGAAGCCGAGCTCAAGCGCGTCAAGGCCCAGGTCGTGGCCGCGCAGATCTACAAGCGCGATTCGGTGTTCGGCCAGGGCATGGAGATCGGCATGGCCGAGATGACCGGCCTGTCGTGGCGCGACCTGGACCGTATTCTGGAGAAGATCAAGTCCGTGACGCCCGCGCAGGTCCAGCAGGTCGCCAAGACCTATTTCACCGAAGACAACCTGGTCGTGGCGACGCTGTTGCCGCAACCGATCGACCCGAACAAGCCGGCGCGCAAGCCCGTTCCCGGCATGCGAGATGAAGGAGGGCTGCGTTGA
- the ftsY gene encoding signal recognition particle-docking protein FtsY, whose protein sequence is MFSFWKKRKAEPQPAAEPAPPAAAPEAAQAPAPAPAPVAAPVPTPAPAPVAVPDTPAAPAALDMQADDIETVPTPPVVEQARKGWMSRLRSGLSKTSKSLTTLFVGVKVDEALFEELETALLMADAGVDATEYLLDELRRRVKAQRIETAEGVKTALRDLLIELLHPLEKTMVLGRDQPTVIMIAGVNGAGKTTSIGKLCKHFQTYGQSVLLAAGDTFRAAAREQLVIWGQRNNVTVVAQESGDPAAVIFDAVNAARARGIDIVMADTAGRLPTQLHLMEELKKVRRVIGKAMATAPHETLLVIDANTGQNALAQVKAFDDTLGLTGLIVTKLDGTAKGGILAAIARQRPVPVYFIGVGEQVEDLQPFSAREFADALLG, encoded by the coding sequence ATGTTTAGTTTCTGGAAGAAGCGCAAGGCAGAGCCCCAGCCGGCTGCCGAACCGGCGCCGCCCGCCGCCGCACCCGAAGCCGCACAGGCTCCTGCCCCGGCCCCAGCCCCGGTTGCCGCCCCCGTCCCCACGCCGGCGCCCGCCCCGGTCGCCGTGCCGGATACGCCGGCCGCGCCGGCTGCGCTGGACATGCAGGCCGACGACATCGAGACCGTGCCGACGCCGCCCGTGGTGGAGCAGGCACGCAAGGGCTGGATGTCGCGCCTGCGCTCGGGCCTGTCGAAGACCAGCAAGAGCCTGACCACGCTGTTCGTCGGCGTGAAGGTGGACGAAGCGCTGTTCGAGGAGCTGGAGACCGCGCTGCTGATGGCCGATGCCGGCGTCGATGCCACCGAATACCTGCTGGACGAACTGCGCCGCCGCGTGAAGGCCCAGCGCATCGAGACCGCCGAGGGCGTGAAGACCGCGCTGCGCGACCTGCTCATCGAGCTGCTGCATCCGCTCGAAAAGACCATGGTGCTCGGCCGCGACCAGCCGACGGTGATCATGATCGCGGGCGTCAACGGCGCCGGCAAGACCACCAGCATCGGCAAGCTGTGCAAGCACTTCCAGACCTATGGACAGTCCGTGCTGCTGGCCGCCGGCGACACCTTCCGCGCCGCCGCGCGCGAGCAGTTGGTGATCTGGGGCCAGCGCAACAACGTGACCGTGGTGGCGCAGGAATCGGGCGACCCGGCCGCCGTGATCTTCGACGCGGTGAACGCGGCGCGTGCCCGCGGCATCGACATCGTCATGGCCGACACCGCCGGCCGCCTGCCGACCCAGCTGCACCTGATGGAAGAGCTGAAGAAGGTGCGCCGCGTGATCGGCAAGGCGATGGCGACCGCGCCGCACGAGACCCTGCTGGTGATCGACGCCAACACCGGCCAGAACGCGCTGGCGCAGGTGAAAGCCTTCGACGATACGCTCGGCCTGACCGGCCTGATCGTCACCAAGCTGGACGGCACCGCCAAGGGCGGCATCCTGGCCGCCATCGCGCGGCAGCGGCCGGTACCGGTGTATTTCATCGGCGTGGGCGAGCAGGTGGAAGACCTGCAGCCGTTCTCCGCGCGCGAGTTCGCCGACGCGCTGCTGGGCTAA
- a CDS encoding LysE/ArgO family amino acid transporter, whose amino-acid sequence MTGAGPESAPLIGAALSGFGLGASLIVAIGAQNAYVLRQGLRREYVLGVVLICALCDMALIALGVAGMGTLISAHPAWLTAVRWAGAAFLLAYGARAFRAAWHGAERLQARNGDKASHAQVLASALALSLLNPHVYLDTVVLLGAIGGRYAMPANVAFAGGAMCASILWFSLLGFGARLLEPVFARPVAWRVLDALIGVVMWAIALTLLMGA is encoded by the coding sequence ATGACGGGCGCCGGCCCGGAGAGCGCGCCGCTGATCGGCGCGGCGCTGTCGGGCTTCGGCCTGGGCGCGAGCCTGATCGTGGCGATCGGTGCGCAGAACGCGTACGTGCTGCGGCAGGGGCTGCGCCGCGAATACGTGCTTGGCGTGGTGCTGATCTGCGCGCTGTGCGACATGGCGCTGATCGCGCTGGGCGTGGCAGGCATGGGCACGCTGATCTCGGCGCACCCGGCCTGGCTGACGGCGGTGCGCTGGGCCGGCGCGGCCTTCCTGCTGGCCTACGGCGCGCGGGCGTTCCGGGCGGCGTGGCACGGCGCCGAGCGGTTGCAGGCGCGCAACGGCGACAAGGCCTCGCATGCGCAGGTGCTGGCGTCCGCGCTGGCGCTGTCGCTGCTCAATCCGCACGTCTACCTCGACACCGTGGTGCTGCTGGGCGCCATCGGCGGGCGCTATGCGATGCCGGCCAACGTGGCGTTCGCCGGCGGCGCGATGTGCGCGTCGATCCTGTGGTTCTCGCTGCTGGGGTTCGGCGCGCGGCTGCTGGAGCCGGTGTTCGCCAGGCCAGTCGCCTGGCGGGTGCTCGATGCGCTGATCGGCGTGGTGATGTGGGCGATCGCGCTGACGCTGCTGATGGGCGCTTAG
- the maiA gene encoding maleylacetoacetate isomerase → MSVKLYNYFRSSASFRVRIALEIKGLPYDYAPVHLLKGEQAAPDFVKLNPDALVPVLCDGTEVLNQSLAIVEYLEETHPEPTLLPGSAADRAHIRAIALAIACEIHPLNNPRVLKYLKHTFNVGDDARNDWYRHWVRLGFAALETRLSQSPRTGACCVGDTPTLADLCLVPQVFNGKRFDVAVEDYPTLARIFAHCMAQPAFQRAAPAAQPDAASA, encoded by the coding sequence ATGTCGGTCAAGCTGTACAACTACTTCCGCAGCTCGGCGTCGTTCCGCGTGCGCATCGCGCTGGAGATCAAGGGCCTGCCGTATGACTATGCGCCGGTGCACCTGCTCAAGGGCGAGCAGGCCGCGCCCGACTTCGTCAAGCTGAACCCGGATGCGCTGGTGCCGGTGCTGTGCGACGGCACCGAGGTCCTGAACCAGTCGCTGGCGATCGTCGAGTATCTGGAAGAGACGCATCCCGAGCCGACGCTGCTGCCGGGTTCGGCGGCCGATCGCGCCCACATCCGCGCCATCGCGCTGGCGATCGCCTGCGAGATCCATCCGCTGAACAACCCGCGCGTGCTCAAGTACCTCAAGCACACTTTCAACGTGGGCGACGACGCCCGCAATGACTGGTATCGCCATTGGGTGCGCCTGGGCTTCGCCGCGCTGGAGACGCGCCTGTCGCAGTCGCCGCGCACCGGCGCCTGCTGCGTGGGCGACACGCCGACGCTGGCCGACCTGTGCCTGGTGCCGCAGGTCTTCAACGGCAAGCGCTTCGATGTGGCGGTGGAAGACTACCCGACGCTCGCCCGCATCTTCGCGCACTGCATGGCCCAGCCGGCGTTCCAGCGCGCCGCGCCCGCCGCCCAGCCCGACGCCGCATCCGCATGA